One part of the Plasmodium berghei ANKA genome assembly, chromosome: 2 genome encodes these proteins:
- a CDS encoding 3'-5' exonuclease, putative, producing MLHILKKTFSSVPVEFHISQKFSKIENAAQLVSLKFPGNIIYVNKENGEKYNKDILKYLNSNILGFDTEFMINFDENCNNYEYLSKNRKKKAIEELPNIILNKEKNKRITNLISDQSCIKKSKNINSNNKCVEISKDNTDYYADTYITTTKNGCGLKGESKYIQTNTYINKPRKMIENKKLCLIQLCSNDICFVFNINDLNGDIPLSVKTILENNKIIKVCHDIKNDQDMLLSKNIEINNVFDLYNYSIDNYIYPPSLQNLVKTYLKKHLDKEYRLSNWLCKNLNEKQIIYAANDSYASREVYIALEKKNKNDQTFFINLNNENDYVKHSEVNKKCLGGNREYEKLPSKNRIVQNDINHEMLNDKNNAIFNKSSQNEKASQFLQLEKTFDDKTKKESDTLCETKKGSDKLCGTKKGSDKLCETKKGYEYIEKDKLYIINNLKNKIKVTCSKINNISFVEEMHYSNGSYKIILGLKDVENNSYLIKLHSWNYDHEIKCCSEILSYIQNMTII from the coding sequence atgctgcacattttgaaaaaaacgTTTTCGAGTGTGCCTGTAGAATTTCATATTAGCCAGAAATTTTCGAAAATTGAGAACGCAGCTCAATTAGTTTCTCTAAAATTCCCTggtaatattatttatgtgaataaagaaaatggtgaaaaatataataaggatattttaaaatatcttAACAGTAATATTCTAGGGTTTGATACTGAATTTATGATTAACTTTGATgaaaattgtaataattatgaatatttgtcaaaaaatcgaaaaaaaaaagcaataGAAGAATTACccaatataatattaaataaagaaaaaaataaaagaataacCAATTTAATTTCAGATCAATcatgcataaaaaaaagtaagaACATAAactcaaataataaatgtgtTGAGATATCAAAAGATAATACTGATTATTATGCCGATACGTATATAACTACTACTAAAAATGGATGTGGATTAAAAGGGGAAtccaaatatatacaaacaaatacctatattaataagccaagaaaaatgatagaaaataaaaaactatGCTTAATTCAATTATGCTCAAATGATAtatgttttgtttttaatattaatgatttAAATGGGGATATCCCTTTGTCTgttaaaacaattttagaaaataataaaataattaaagtatgccatgatataaaaaatgaccAAGATATGCTTttaagtaaaaatatagaaattaataatgtatttgatttatataattattctattgataattatatatatccaccttctttacaaaatttagtaaaaacatatttaaaaaaacactTAGACAAAGAATATAGATTATCGAATTGGTtatgtaaaaatttaaacGAAAAACAGATCATTTATGCAGCTAATGATTCGTATGCTTCAAGGGAAGTTTACATAGCTttagaaaagaaaaataaaaatgaccaaactttttttattaatttgaataatgaaaatgattatGTTAAACATAGTGaagttaataaaaaatgtctAGGTGGAAATCgagaatatgaaaaattgcCCTCAAAAAATAGGATTGTTCAAAATGACATAAATCACGAAATGctaaatgataaaaataatgctatatttaataaatcgtcacaaaatgaaaaggCTAGCCAATTTTTGCAGCTGGAAAAAACATTTGatgataaaacaaaaaaagaaagtgATACGCTTTgtgaaacaaaaaaaggaaGTGATAAGCTTTGTGgaacaaaaaaaggaaGTGATAAGCTTTGTGAAACGAAAAAAggatatgaatatatagaaaaagataaattatatattattaacaatttaaaaaataaaataaaagttaCTTGctcaaaaattaataatatttcttttgtGGAAGAAATGCATTATTCAAATGGATcgtataaaattattttgggTTTAAAGGAtgttgaaaataatagttaTTTAATTAAGTTACATTCTTGGAACTATGATcatgaaataaaatgctGTAGTGAAATTTTAAgttatattcaaaatatgactataatttaa